CTTAAATTGATGAATTGAATTTCTGTGGTTGATGTCTGATGCCAATGGTCTCGGGTTCAAGTCCACCGTGACATGGTCTTTAAATATCTGATCATTTATCAAGAAAAAAAGAACAGACATTAAAAGTGATAGAAGGATTAAGAAAAGAGATATTaaaactgaataaaataaaagttaaacaaaataaagaaaaggatATTAAAAGCGAAAACTCACACCGATAGTGGCGTATAGAGAATCTTCAACCTTGGTTTTGTaacaatatatatatgtttttggTTTATGTGAAATTATGATACAAGCCAATTTGTTTTCCGAATTCAGAGCGAGAAGATCTGTTCTAGGATCTCCATAGATACACTTGAACAGTTGAACTAAATGTCCAAGACTAGAGTTGAAGCTACTTTACAATCTTAGAAGACTTTCCAGTAATTATGTCACAAAAGAGGAactataggagtaaaattgctATATTTTCATCAATATAAGGTCCCGTTTCTACTTAATAGAAGTTGATGGAAATCATGTTGCAGGTAATCTGGGGAACTGCAGGCCCATTATAGGCTTGTAGCAGATAAACTCTTGGTATTGGCTTAATTTCAATCGCATGTAGCTTTTCTATTGTATAGATAATATCCTTCCTTCTACTGCAATAGCAAGTATGAATATGCAGTCATCACTATGGTATTATGGCTTTTCCTTTTGCTTGAACTTTTGATCAACACCAGTATATGATAATAATTTTGTGGACATGAATTTCAGTTCTACGAATGGAGCTTGATATACAGAAGTTCCTGCAGAGTTCTGATATTCAGCAGTTTGAGTTTCCGCATTTCCCAACTTCATACCTTCGTCTTGCTGCTCACCGGGTTGCCCAACACTATGGTTTGCAGACTATGGTTCTGGATAGTTCTGTGGATGGCCAAGGAATCCGGATTCTGGTTATAAAGAAAGCAGAGAGTAAGTCTCCTGCTGTTTGCTTATCTGATGTACTAGCTAAAAAGTCAGAAAATGAtaaacttgatcaactcaagaTTGTCATACGACCAAGACCTAAAGGCTCCTCAAATAATTCCAATGAACTGGGGCTTAAACGAAGTCCGGTGAGATCCGTGGAAGAGAGGAAGGAGGAGTACGACAGAGCAAGGGCTCGTATATTTAGCAGTCCAAGTAGTTCCGAGTCAGAAGATACATCTTTCCAGGTTGCTTCTGATGGAAGGAATTCGATTATAAATGAGAATGAAGTTTCTAGAAACCTTGCTATTGATATGGATAGAAGCCCCTTCTTCAGGGAAGTAGGTAATTCTTCTAGAGTAGCCATTCTTAGGGACAGGGAAAAGGACCGAACCGACCCTGATTATGATCGCAGTTATGACAGGTAATTTGTTATTGGTAGTTATTGGCCAGAAGATATTATTGTTGATTTTCTCTCTAGAAGCTTCCTGTTTCACTGCTAAACAGATTGTCAATGCAAACCTTGACTGTTACATTTTAACTTTGTCATACATGATACAGATATGTTAGGAGCCTCCCGAACAACCAGAGTTTCAACCCAGGAGCTTTCAATATGCAGAAATTCCAGCCTCCGTTTGTCCATTATGATTCTGTATTTCCCCATCATGGTCAGATGGCAGCACCTCAAGGTTCTTTAAACTATGGAAACCATGTGATGGGGCCTTACTGTGCCATGGGGTTAAATCCCGCTTCTACTGATGCCTTGTATGTGCAATGGCCAACTCAGTCCATGATGTATGCACAATCATATGATCAACTTAGACATGGCTTTTTTCAGGTAGGCTTCTGCTCCTCTTGTCTATTATTTTTGAAACATATATGACTAATTCATTTGTATATACCAGGCTCCCTTCTGCCAGCAGCCTCTGAGTTTCGATTACTCACAGAACCATCGATGACAGTTGGAATTTGGCTGGGGAACCATAGGGAGAGAACTCATTTAGGTTTTAGTGTTGAACAACAATTGAACTTTGTCCTGTGATTTAGTTTCCTTGTGTTGATTCTTCTCCATTTGTTGTAAGGTTGTAGCAGAAAACTTAAGTATTTTACCAAGTTAATATGTGCATCGGGAGAGACCAAATCTCAGATATTTCTTATTTCGATAAATTCATCGGTGTTGTATTGTGCGTTGCCAGATTTGTAGAGACGGGGTCGAGTGTCTTCATGAAAGTCTTTTTTCTGTTGCATTGCACCAACTTCCTTTACAATGAGACTTCTATCTTTCAACAAACTGTAACATATCCGAACTCTGCATGAATAATTAGTAATTGTATAATACAGTTAATAGTTACTACTATAAGATTATATTCAAATTAGGCCAACAGATGATTTTATCGGATTTTCTTGTCACAAAATATGATCGTTTTATTACATTGTACCTTGGTAAATACAATTGTGGTACTCCACTAGATATGATTCAACAAAAGTAGCATGCCTCTGCATGAATAATACTCCGTATCATGGTTACTTTTAAATTATAGTCCAAATGTTGATATTATGGTCCCTTTATCttgaatttaaattattatggagtaaatgtAATTAGCCACCTACGTTGACTGGCGTGTTTAGAAAAAGATAAGCTTCCAACCTAAGGATATGCCGAGAAATAGGGTGCAAAAAATCTAaattgtttctttcttttttttggtttgatcACAAGTGTACTGAGCCCGCCTTTGGCGAATCCGATTAATTCTGCTCGACCGGATTTGtggattaaggccgaaagtctcccaGCAAGTGGTGAAGTTTGAACCCCTGACCTCAAGATCACCACAACTCCATGCTTCTAAAATGTTTCTTTGAATGGTGAGAAATCAACAAAAACTCTTCTAATCTGTCTAATATACTAGTTTATTAAATACATGCATGAAGCACAAGTTACGAAACCAGATCCTTATGTTCATTGTCAGAAACGAAGTGTGACAATATGTTAATTAAAAAATGTTGTAAACGCGTGGAAATAAGAAAGGATTAAGCCTTTCATTTCCTTAATTCCTTTGGCCTTCAATATGGTGTAACTTCAAAAatgtttatgaggtgccttaatATCATGACCTTTCATATGGTCACTCCtctcctataaataggtgtagatttgagagatggaagacaccaacaacaaatattttctCTACTCTCTCTAGTATCTACATtctagtgtgcatcttaggaacattgcattgctcggttctcgcttccaattcaagttcgccggagcctacgagtttga
This portion of the Salvia splendens isolate huo1 chromosome 10, SspV2, whole genome shotgun sequence genome encodes:
- the LOC121753280 gene encoding R3H domain-containing protein 2-like isoform X1 — protein: MDLTSQSAAESEQKAVDDEHQALPPYVSMVDPFLVEALQNPRHRLTILRMELDIQKFLQSSDIQQFEFPHFPTSYLRLAAHRVAQHYGLQTMVLDSSVDGQGIRILVIKKAESKSPAVCLSDVLAKKSENDKLDQLKIVIRPRPKGSSNNSNELGLKRSPVRSVEERKEEYDRARARIFSSPSSSESEDTSFQVASDGRNSIINENEVSRNLAIDMDRSPFFREVGNSSRVAILRDREKDRTDPDYDRSYDRYVRSLPNNQSFNPGAFNMQKFQPPFVHYDSVFPHHGQMAAPQGSLNYGNHVMGPYCAMGLNPASTDALYVQWPTQSMMYAQSYDQLRHGFFQAPFCQQPLSFDYSQNHR
- the LOC121753280 gene encoding R3H domain-containing protein 2-like isoform X2 gives rise to the protein MVDPFLVEALQNPRHRLTILRMELDIQKFLQSSDIQQFEFPHFPTSYLRLAAHRVAQHYGLQTMVLDSSVDGQGIRILVIKKAESKSPAVCLSDVLAKKSENDKLDQLKIVIRPRPKGSSNNSNELGLKRSPVRSVEERKEEYDRARARIFSSPSSSESEDTSFQVASDGRNSIINENEVSRNLAIDMDRSPFFREVGNSSRVAILRDREKDRTDPDYDRSYDRYVRSLPNNQSFNPGAFNMQKFQPPFVHYDSVFPHHGQMAAPQGSLNYGNHVMGPYCAMGLNPASTDALYVQWPTQSMMYAQSYDQLRHGFFQAPFCQQPLSFDYSQNHR
- the LOC121753280 gene encoding R3H domain-containing protein 2-like isoform X3, with translation MELDIQKFLQSSDIQQFEFPHFPTSYLRLAAHRVAQHYGLQTMVLDSSVDGQGIRILVIKKAESKSPAVCLSDVLAKKSENDKLDQLKIVIRPRPKGSSNNSNELGLKRSPVRSVEERKEEYDRARARIFSSPSSSESEDTSFQVASDGRNSIINENEVSRNLAIDMDRSPFFREVGNSSRVAILRDREKDRTDPDYDRSYDRYVRSLPNNQSFNPGAFNMQKFQPPFVHYDSVFPHHGQMAAPQGSLNYGNHVMGPYCAMGLNPASTDALYVQWPTQSMMYAQSYDQLRHGFFQAPFCQQPLSFDYSQNHR